From the Nitrospinaceae bacterium genome, the window GTCGTTGAATTCAGTTTTTTTAGGATTTTGGTCTGAGAAGAGTGTCTAAGCGGCTTTTTCGACTAACGGGACGGTTATTAAATAAGTCTTGAATCGGGCCCCCGCTACCAACAATATCAAGGGGCTACGGCTAAGGTCGTAGCCCCTTTTTGTTGTCTGGTGTCCATATAGGTGTCCAGTCGATGAACAGCGGACGCTTTATGGTCGGCACTAAGGTGAGAATATCTTAGGGTCATCTGGATTGTCTTGTGGCCGAGTAGCCTGTGCTCCGCAAAAAGTAGATCCCTCATAAAATGAATGACTTAACAAAGCAGTTAAATTGAGAAATTTTAGGATTTTGGCCTAAACATGGGACTTTTTTAAGCGGCTTTTTCGACAAGAGGGACGGATATTAAGTAAGTCACGAATCGGGCCGTGGATTAGTACCTGAATAATCGGGTAGCAAATGCTCTCTGGCAAGGGTTTCCGGGGTATGGTTGAAATTGGTAGCGGGGTTCGGGGAACCCTCAAGTGCCGAAAATCCCCTCATTCAGCTTGGACCGGTTTGAAGGGGGGGGCCGTCAGCTGGAATAATCAGCTGATTATTCCCATTCTCTGAACATAGGCCTGTAAGTCTTCTGGTTTGGCACTTGCTCGTCCACCCTTAGCTTGTACTTCTTCTCCCTCAAGTTCGATTTGTAAAGAATCCATAAAACGATTCATTAGTCCGCGAAAACAAGCTACCATTGTAAGTTCAACGATTTCTGCAGTGTCAAAATGTTTAGAGAGTTCTTCGTATGCTTTGT encodes:
- a CDS encoding carboxymuconolactone decarboxylase family protein yields the protein MESPLFDDREKSVIKWAELVTWNTARYDDKAYEELSKHFDTAEIVELTMVACFRGLMNRFMDSLQIELEGEEVQAKGGRASAKPEDLQAYVQRMGIIS